The Salmo salar chromosome ssa02, Ssal_v3.1, whole genome shotgun sequence genome segment TCAGAGGGGAAAAAACAGTgtttgttgtttgcagtaacttctttgttgttgtagtaTTGCAAACAGACAGTTGGCAGTTTCACCATGAACAATTCCAGCATCAGATGGGTGTTATTTTCTGAAGTGAGTTATCTATTTTGCGTATTGTGTTCCAAAAGGTTTTGTTTGtttgccccctctctcttttttctccctccctctggatcttcttctcttcccgtctctttatccctctcttccttttgtctccttcttcctctcttctctcattaTGGAATCCATAAATTCATAATTcaataaccccccctctctctctctctctctctcttcttctcttctctctatctctctctccccttctgtctctctctctctccctctgtctctcagaacACCAGAACTTTGTGAAGCTGCCGTACGGGGGCACCCTGAAGATCAACCTGATTCTGAATGCCTCCATGGTGCGTCTGTTCTACACGCCCGACTCCGACTTACAAACCagacagatcctggacggaggaCAGTTAACGGTACTGGAACGGCTGATTTAAAATCACTCAAATTCTACCCTAATCCTACTCCCTATAGCGCACTGGGAGATGGTAATAATACATTATCACTTATATATGCTTATGAGAATcttataatgcattatacctgTTGGCTTGAAGTGAAGTCTTACCAAATATTTATATCCAATTGATTTACTTTTATTTGCCAATAATACAAATCGTCTTACACTGTTGAAGTAAAGTGATTGAACTTTTGAACCTACCATGGCTCTTGGTTGATGATAGGTGCCAGCGGACCTGGATCTGGAGGGGCGGATCTCTCTGGATCCGTCTATGGTTATTCTGGACCAGGTCAAGGCCAGCGACGTCGGACAGTTCAAGGTCAAGGACATACTGGGGTTTCCTGTGTCCAACGTCTACCTGGAagtggagggtgaggagagggggatgaagggaggagaggagaacagaggagaggagtagggaggagagagggatgggaggatgaAGGAGATGGAAAGGGGGATGGATTGGAGGAGTTGGCCAGTTCAGGGTCATCGACCAACTTGAAACCAACTTGGGGGCTTATGTCTATGCGGCAGTGGAGGTTGAGGAGATAATAATTTATTaacattctctctcctttcctcccttcacCTCTTTCTTCTCTCGCCTGTCTCCTCCTcaccacctctcccctctctcaactCTATCtactctccctttatctctctctcttctctgtgtatctctcttctcctcttctcctctccctctctccccttcgccACACTCCCCCTCTatattctctccctcccctctttctcccttctccctactttccctccccctcccctctctcctccagcctaCAAGCTGCCGTCCCTCTACGTGGCAATCATAGCACTGGTGGGCTTCCTGGTTCTCCTGCTGTTGGTGTGTCTGCTGTCCTGCCTGGTCAAGCAGAAGAAGAGGGCTGCCAAGGCCCGAGCCATTGAGAAGATTGCCCAAAATGCAGGCAAGGAGGATGAGGGAGATGCCTTCAGACAGGTACcgcacagacagagacactggtgatgtctcaaatggcaccctgttccctatatgatGCTCAGCACTTGACATAACATGTATGTGTGGTTTCCAGGTGGTGAAGAACATTACTCAGTTTGAGGAGTCTATAGCCCAGTCCATCGACATCACAGAGAAGTCTCAGAGCACTGAGGTGGACATTAAAGTAAGTATTAGTGACGCAGTGGTTATTTCTGTAGAGTTGAGGGAATGAATTAGAATAACAGAAGGGGAATATTGTCAAAATAGCTGTTAAAATCTCTTTGCTTATCGTTACCCACTCTCCTGTCTTCACCCTGACCTCTCTCCTCTGACCTCTGTGTGTTGACCGCAGGGTCTGGAGGTGTCGTCCAAGGAGGTGGCAGGTGGTAACCTGGAGACCAGTGACTCAGGGGTGGAGTTTAACACCACTGGCCTCCCATTGGACACTGACACTGACGTCCCCGACCAGATTCCAGAATCAGAGGCTGAGACTGAGAGTGTTGCCTTCGTCCCAGAAACCAAGCCAAGCCCACCCCTGGTTACCAAACCTAGCCCGGTTCCTGAGATAAAAAAAATCTCTGAACCAGCTCCTGAACCAAAGTTGACCATAACCAAACCCGTTGAGACCAAACTCAGCCCAATCCCAAGCCCGGTCTCCAAGCAGGCTCCAAGCCCCATTGCCAAAACACCTGAACCAGCCAAAACTCCTGATTTCAAAACTCCTGATCCGAAAACACCTGAATTGAAAACACCCGAACCAACCAAAACTCCTGACTTTAAAACTCCTGAACCGAAAACACCTGAATTGAAAACACCTGAACCAGCCAAAACACCTATTGCTGCGTCTCCAAGCCCGGTGTCCTCTAAGCCAACCCCACCCCTGACCCCTGTCTCCAAACTAACTGCACCCCAACCATCAACCCCCGAACCCCCAAGCTGGCTACACCAACTCCAGAATCCCCCAAGCCTGTTACACCTACCCCAGAATCCCCCAAGCCTGTGACATCAATCCAGACTCCGACCCCAACCCCAATGCTGAGCCCTGAACCTGCTCCGACCACCAATGGCACACCCGAACCACCAGCACCTGAATCTAAACCTGACACTGCTCCAGCCCCAGTGGGTCTGATCGAAAgtcctgttgccaaggcaacccctcctaaaacccctgAAGTGGAGGTGACCGCCCCAAGTAGTCCAGCCCTTGAGGCCAAAAAGGACACCCCAGCTGAGGACAACACCGCCACCACCGCAACCTGAGAACAGTCCCTGCACTCCTCCAAGGGAAACCCCACAGACCCATTATCCTATCCTCCTCCACCACTGTAGACAGACAATCGAACACCCCCCTTACCAAATAAGGAAGAAATCACTGCTACTATTGAGGCTGGGACTTAGATTTAACATTTCTAACGCTCGAACATGCTGTAGGTTGTTATGATAGCTAACTCACCTGTACCTAACACTAACATTATCTTTGGGATCATTTTTTCAATTCACAGATACTTTTCACAAGATAGGAAATATAATCAAGCGAGTTCCGTTTTGTCAGACGTTTTAGCTGTTGTTGTTTCTTTTTTAACTTTCTATGCTACATACTCTTTTTTAGTGTGAAAAATAGAGCATGACTGCCGGTCTGCCAACAAAATCAGTTGCAGAGTTTACAAGTAAAATGTTAAACCTAGCTTCTTTAGATAtattttaccttcagaggtgtGCAGAATGGTTCCACACCCTTTTACATAGATATAGGAACAACAGAATGGCAAGTGAACATGACTCAATCTAGTTCAACTACATCTATGACCACCTACTCCATTCGTGGAATGATTAAACCTTTGATGATGCCTGCTCTAATCTCAGCATGTGGAGAAACAGACCAAAACGAAAGCACGAACCGCTCGTAAATTTGCAACTGACATTTTTTATCTCATATGATGAAACCAATGACATGATTTAGCCCCCCCCAAGGACTTATAAATGTGACTCTGACATAACGTTCTCGTCAAACTGGATGAATTTAAATCACCTTTCTATCAAACTGGACTGGATTCCTTCAATCTCCTTGTGACATTCTCTAGTAGTTTTCCTGAAACCTGGGAATCCGGGAATCTGGAATTTTTCCTGCTGGTCCTCTGCCATCCTATAGAAACATCTAGAATACTTGAATGATGAAACATCCTGATACAAAGGAGCCCCAGCAACACTAACACCTGAATGCTGAACTCTAACATCAATACCTTCTGCTAAACTAAATCTAACTTTTGTTTAAAATGGATGTCTCATGTGATTGCACTCCAAACTACATGAGAGACTGTATTGGTTATAAGGTGTTGgccaactctgactgactgtcccAGTGAATCTCTAGAATCAGTTTAATCCAAGAGAAAGAGCTTGTTTTGATCCTTGACCTCACCCCAGCACCCGAAGACCCCAAGGCCACACCCCAGCACTTTAAGCAATCCCCAGTGAATCTTGGGAAATGTAGTGCTGATTGTTATTGTGCTGACTACAACtatgagagtgggagagggagaggaggagggatctgGTGAGTGATGTCATTGGCTTAGTCCTAACATTTAAAAAAGGAATCTTCCCTTCTCTATGTCCTTCTttacttccttccttccttctgtaCTCCCTCTTTTCCTTCCTCTCTTGCTTGCAGCAGGTAGTGAAGTACAGTATTATGGCATGGTTTCATCTGGCCGATAGATGTAGTTTTTTTACTGTAGGTCCTGCCCTCTTGACTTCTCGTTTATAGCTTATGGGTCAGCCTTTATACCCCATGATGACTTATAAAAGTACAGTATGAAAGTATAATCTTCCCTGAGATGATAGAACAGATCCATGTCAGACTATTCCTTGCCTACACACATCTAAATGCATTACAGTCGTCTATGAGCTACATACTGGAGGCCTTGAGCCAATGGTAGATGTGCTCCACGGCTCTGATGCCTAGTATGGTGACCTCACAGTACAGTATACATGTAGTTCTGGTTATTTTCTCCAGCCTAAAACAGATACTTcacaaatagggttaacccactaGCATCCATCCACAGTACTGGATATGATGTCAAGGCATGGGTTGATGTGTTCTAATAGCCTATCCTATTGCCATTGGTCTCTCTGACCGCCCTAAAAAGGTCCTGCGAGAACTTCACTAACTATTAACTCAGTGTACCACCATCTCCAGGACTGTGCCATGACGCCATCTGTTTTTAGTTGCTTGAAGCTATGTTGCTCTAGCCTAGATTTACAGTGCAATAAGACTTTGCTGGTGGGTAAAACTCCTGTAGCCGCTATGTGTTACAGGACGAGGTGTGCAGATACATTTTGCTTGACAAAAGACATATCTCTACCTCAGTGTTTTAACTGACCGCCGTGACAGACACCTTGAATGGTACATTGAGTTCAGTGGACTACATCTAAAAGCATTTAGGATTTTTAAGAGAAGCACAAATAGGAGCCGTGTTAAGTTAACCAACACATAGAAAGTACATTCAACTTCAAACGATGGCCTTTCTCTTTCTAAACACTTCCACAATTCTAACACATTTTTTAATGCTAAAATGAATATGAGAATAAAATGAAAGTTAAAAGCCATATGGTAAGATAGAGATATAGATGTTGATATGATTAGTACAGTATATGAATCATGATGAATACAGTATGAATACATTAGTGTTTGAGGTGCCTAAATTCTTTGCGATATTGTCATTCAACTGATGTAAGTGATAAAATGTCAAGGATTATGTAAAATTCTACCACTGAAGAGATTTGGCCCCACTCTCAATCTCAATCTCGACCGCAGTGCTCGTTAAGCTCTGTCGTGTGGAGCCGTAACACCCATTTAGGCAATACTAAAAGCAGTGTTTAGCTgtttctgcacacacacacacacacacacacacacacacacacacacacacacacacacacacacacacacacacacacactcgcttatGACCCTGCTGATGAGGTTCAGCATTGTAAATATTGCATGTGTAAGGTTTAAAAAGTCTCCTTTCAAAGGTTGAATGTGTTTAGTGAATAGAATGGTTGTTGTATTATACTTGATGATATAAAAAAGCTAATCTAATTTCTCACCTGTGCAAAGCCTACATGCTGATTATTgaatatactgtatacatacaaacTAATCTTCACTAACTTATAAAATACAACTTGAACAACTGAAAATGGTAAACACAACTGAATAAGTACATATGTTTCAGTGTCACAGATCTTCGAA includes the following:
- the LOC106579702 gene encoding uncharacterized protein isoform X2; its protein translation is MKEPGDLMKMKTVSVVVLSLLLCSALMAPLKGKEDSQQTMFFGEDFHLQLPSLAAEVLFQPSNAKAGVEVVLMRGGSVVGNRAKLNSQLSHLILANVGEEDEGTYSVKKNEQPEEVRRITLIVRDCSNEQNIKYGENFHIQLAGVEAPITLEYRPSAVEANLTSRPALVLMTRGGLSRDGYQGRLSVNERRVTLNTVTGADEGSYTIRDTNMKIIRKVCLNVKEHQNFVKLPYGGTLKINLILNASMVRLFYTPDSDLQTRQILDGGQLTVPADLDLEGRISLDPSMVILDQVKASDVGQFKVKDILGFPVSNVYLEVEAYKLPSLYVAIIALVGFLVLLLLVCLLSCLVKQKKRAAKARAIEKIAQNAGKEDEGDAFRQVVKNITQFEESIAQSIDITEKSQSTEVDIKGLEVSSKEVAGGNLETSDSGVEFNTTGLPLDTDTDVPDQIPESEAETESVAFVPETKPSPPLVTKPSPVPEIKKISEPAPEPKLTITKPVETKLSPIPSPVSKQAPSPIAKTPEPAKTPDFKTPDPKTPELKTPEPTKTPDFKTPEPKTPELKTPEPAKTPIAASPSPVSSKPTPPLTPVSKLTAPQPSTPEPPSWLHQLQNPPSLLHLPQNPPSL
- the LOC106579702 gene encoding uncharacterized protein isoform X3; the encoded protein is MKMKTVSVVVLSLLLCSALMAPLKGKEDSQQTMFFGEDFHLQLPSLAAEVLFQPSNAKAGVEVVLMRGGSVVGNRAKLNSQLSHLILANVGEEDEGTYSVKKNEQPEEVRRITLIVRDCSNEQNIKYGENFHIQLAGVEAPITLEYRPSAVEANLTSRPALVLMTRGGLSRDGYQGRLSVNERRVTLNTVTGADEGSYTIRDTNMKIIRKVCLNVKEHQNFVKLPYGGTLKINLILNASMVRLFYTPDSDLQTRQILDGGQLTVPADLDLEGRISLDPSMVILDQVKASDVGQFKVKDILGFPVSNVYLEVEAYKLPSLYVAIIALVGFLVLLLLVCLLSCLVKQKKRAAKARAIEKIAQNAGKEDEGDAFRQVVKNITQFEESIAQSIDITEKSQSTEVDIKGLEVSSKEVAGGNLETSDSGVEFNTTGLPLDTDTDVPDQIPESEAETESVAFVPETKPSPPLVTKPSPVPEIKKISEPAPEPKLTITKPVETKLSPIPSPVSKQAPSPIAKTPEPAKTPDFKTPDPKTPELKTPEPTKTPDFKTPEPKTPELKTPEPAKTPIAASPSPVSSKPTPPLTPVSKLTAPQPSTPEPPSWLHQLQNPPSLLHLPQNPPSL
- the LOC106579702 gene encoding uncharacterized protein isoform X1, encoding MLMTYGGLSLRCLHVTIANSSEPGDLMKMKTVSVVVLSLLLCSALMAPLKGKEDSQQTMFFGEDFHLQLPSLAAEVLFQPSNAKAGVEVVLMRGGSVVGNRAKLNSQLSHLILANVGEEDEGTYSVKKNEQPEEVRRITLIVRDCSNEQNIKYGENFHIQLAGVEAPITLEYRPSAVEANLTSRPALVLMTRGGLSRDGYQGRLSVNERRVTLNTVTGADEGSYTIRDTNMKIIRKVCLNVKEHQNFVKLPYGGTLKINLILNASMVRLFYTPDSDLQTRQILDGGQLTVPADLDLEGRISLDPSMVILDQVKASDVGQFKVKDILGFPVSNVYLEVEAYKLPSLYVAIIALVGFLVLLLLVCLLSCLVKQKKRAAKARAIEKIAQNAGKEDEGDAFRQVVKNITQFEESIAQSIDITEKSQSTEVDIKGLEVSSKEVAGGNLETSDSGVEFNTTGLPLDTDTDVPDQIPESEAETESVAFVPETKPSPPLVTKPSPVPEIKKISEPAPEPKLTITKPVETKLSPIPSPVSKQAPSPIAKTPEPAKTPDFKTPDPKTPELKTPEPTKTPDFKTPEPKTPELKTPEPAKTPIAASPSPVSSKPTPPLTPVSKLTAPQPSTPEPPSWLHQLQNPPSLLHLPQNPPSL